The DNA window AAGATAGAAAGATAGATGAATAATGGATTTAGATGAGAGAGGTCCTCtttttgacatattttttgttaaaatgccaaaataattttgcacAAGTCGTATACATAGGGCTCTAACGAGCCTTCAAGGCATCTTGGCTACTCACAAACAATCGATTTTCGCATGCGAGCATGACCTTCAGAGCCCAAACCCCGCCAGCAAAAAATGTACTCGGGGTGGAGGGGGCGGTCCACCTGCGAAGATAGATCTTTGCAGGCGGGCCATATAAGCGTCGTCTGCAAAGATGGATCTTCGCACGCGGCAGGCgacgtcttcttcctccccgaGCCAAGTTCATTCTACCcaaagtttctctctcctaaagTGACTTAAATATAGAGAGGGTTTTGAACTTCAAATCTTCGGGGGATGTTTCTACGGTGCTTAGATCTACTCATTTCCACACTAAGTATGTAAATTTCAAGCTTATAGACCTCAATTTGTGATGGATTTATGCATGCAAAATTGCGAAGAAAAagctccatattttttaatttactttcttttgatATGTTGATGttagatatatgtataatactTGATGCCTCTTGTTGCAGTGGTTTAATGTGGTAACATAAATTCTCATCAATTTTACTTTGCTATCGCATTCACCTCCAAGTTCTagatctagatctatttatttggtgcaatcaaataataattatattagtttttaatatgtcgatgatatgattttgttagattttcctaatatactaatttggcatgtttgtgtaaaaaaaattaaagtaataatattaaggtttatatatttgtactacaattactatttttattacaactgCTGTAGACATTttcaaattacaaaaataaactaaaaattattttgaaaaaaatatattcacacCTGTAACAATCTTTGCAGGCGGACGGACTACTTGTGAAGATAGTAAAAAACGGTCTTCGCATGCGAGCGGTCCGCCTGTGAAGATGATCTTCACAGGCGGACTGCCCGCCTGCAAAGATAGTTTGCCTATATAAAGGCCCCGCCCGCAGCGCCAAAATTTCTAAGTCCAGGCGAGAatcctaaaaattttggtgCCGTCAGGCTGCTAATTTTTTTCGTCACCgcacgccgtcctccgccgccgcccgcctgcGCCATCAGCCTCCGACCGTCGTCCTGCGCCACCATCCTCTGCGCGCGCCGACCTTTGACCtccggccgctgccgccagCCCATCCACCGCTGCCGGCCTCCACTGCGTGCAAtctggggaggaggaggagaaggcggcggcgtcgtcgtgctgaggggaggaggcggcagcagTGGCGTCGGGCTGGGGAAGGGATCGAAGGCGACGGGCCGTGCACAACCCCAACCGCGCTGCTCGCTGCTGGCGCACTTTGACAGCTCGCTGTGCGTCGCCTTATCAACGGTGGCCGCACCAAGGACATGTCCGCCAGCTTTTCCGTCCCGGCGTTCGCCTCGGCCAccccggcgtcgccgccgctgtcacAGGAGATGGTCACCACCTCGTGCAGCAGCCGTAGCCGGCAGCCGCAACGGTGATGGAGGTCGACTCGTTGCTGGTGTTCATGGGGAGGGTGACGATGCTGCGGGTGCTGACGCATCGGGGACTGGCGACCAAGGTGTGCCGCGTCGGTCTCGCCAGTGGACGACAATGTGCTTAACTTTCGGTGCTCCAAGGTCCAAACTAGTCTTGCTGTTGGATATGTTAACTGTGGATGTGAATTTGGGAATGTGGGTATATGTGAATGAAATTGGGggttatatatgtgcatgtggGAGTTATATGTTAATTGTGAATGTGATTTTGGAAATGTGGgtaatatgtgaataaaattagGAGGGTATGTTCAATTTTTGCAGGATACGTGAATTTGtcagaaaattttaataacattTGGGAGGgtatgttcaatttttttataacatgtgGAGGATATGGTCaccttattaattttttagcaaattagtttgtactaatttagcaaattaatttgtactaattttatttagtactaatttatcaaatttgtttgtactaATTTAGCCAATTAGTTTGTACTTAtttattacaatttacaatTGTGTATAcaagtttttattaaaacgTTCTACAATTATGCATGTACTCGTCGTCAAGCGATCCTTGTCCAAGCCCAAGCCCGAAGAGAAGGAGAAACGGCGAGGGTGAAGAAGGCAACAAGGACTACATTCCCCTAAAGAAGGGGTAAGTGAACTTTATATGTAAACTGATCACTGTGATAACTATTAGCCGAGCTAATTCGAAACTTTGATATATACCTTCGCGTAGGAAACAGCGCCACGGCGATCAAAACGGCAGCCGAAGAAAAAAGATCCATCCAAAGACGAGGTCTCAACTGACACAACCGGCTCCAAGAAAAGTAAATAGTTAGCAAAGgcgaagaaaaggaaaggtgAGAGAAGCGTGAATAAAAAGGATGAAGGGTTCCATGTTGTTACACATGTATTTGAAGTAacaatatacaaaaatattgtaatatatatattttggcaaCACTTTTGGGTTAtgcaatatatgtaaatttctcAGTACCAAATGCTTGATAATCCTccaatatatgtacataataATCTACCTGCAAGAATTTCTATTAACGagcaaattattattaaatatcaaaaaGTTCTACCTATCTTCGCACGCGGTAGTTTCCTATTTTCACAGGCGGACCAGACTAACCAACGTCCACCTACGAAAATTATCTTCGCATGCGGATGGCCGCCCCGCCTACGAAGATCGGCGATCTTCACAGTCCTTTTCATACAAATGGACGGCCGCCCCGCTTGCGAAGATCATTTTCGGCCGCTTGCGATAATGCTTTTCCCAGTAGTGCAAGATTATCCAACGGACAGCAGTACCAGACTAATAGTCTATAGAATTTACATTGCCATGTTAAgtttaatacaaattttaaggTAGTTATgccatgtgtttttttttcaaaaaaattgggTGTGAGACCACATTATGGATGTGTTTCGTTTCGCTTAGGGATGGCCACTCTGAAGCACcttcatcttttgttttttcttatacttataaactaaaacttgaattttcaaccttaattttagagttgatcttgagattttttttattgtggtttatttttcagccttgacttttagaccagcgagaacacatatacaaaagtttatttcatcaattatattccgtttgtaaatatgtcatttggcgATCACCCCCAAGACTCTTCTTTCCCTCAAAACATTGATTGgttagaaaagaaacaagtcaaaattttcaaaacggAGCGAGCTAGGGCTGCCACTAGGTATCTGTTACTGTTACCCATCCTTATATCCATATCCACATTATTGGATAAGATATGGGTAAAAATAATTACCCATTTCCATTTTCCCATGTTATATATACCAATttagtatgtataaactctgacataaaatttttaaactcatattcacataaaaaattattaaatttgactaaaatttcaAGGGGTGATGTATTATATTAAAGAAcaaatttgtacaaattttgatactcatatatatgcattgtcTTGCCCATTAGATTACCTGTTCTTATTAGGCGGTAATACATATTTAGTTTAGGCATGAGTAAATTTGAATATGATATGAGTTACCCATGCAATACCTTCACCAGACCTATAGGGATCAGCTTACGGTCAAAGCTATGATACTTGTATATGCGGCTAGAAAGGAATCGGTTTTGGGCTTTATAAACTATGGAATCCATTGGGAGAGAGATCATAGTCTTATTCAAGCAACGCAcatctaattaattatatttttctttttttttcttgcatgcatgtatggcGAAAACCACTATCCACGTACAATGAGGTTGTACCGGACATACTCTTGTCACCTCGTCTCTCAAAGAAAGGCAAGGTAAAAGTTAATCTCTCCAATGTAAAGGGAGATAAAGTTGAGAACTGGTAGATGCGATGAATTTTCTTAGCACCAGCACACACgtagttttgttatttttggaaaaaataaaatggcatatttgctttgtgaataaaacttatatacaaGTGTTCTTTTTGaacggaaaaataaactaggataaaaccaacaaaaccaacttcaaatttaaaaccGAAAATTCATTCTTTTGCCAATAAGCGAAGACGAGGGTGCTGTTCTATTTCTATCGACCCAGAGTGCACGGTTCACAATAAGTTGCAAACCCAAGATCATTAATTCCTGGTTAGTTTATTTACTCTGGttattaaaagaaaacctTGGGGTGGAGATTGCATGGTATTTGACTATTGGGATTGACAAAAAGCTCGAACTTTGTAGATCTGGTGGCTCATATTATGCTTGACTTGGATCGACTAGAACAAAGAACACGTAGTCGTAATGAGTCGATGCAAGTTAGGTATTTAGCTCAAAAGCTTAACAAGCCAGCTCGTGATCTACTCATTTAGCACTCCCGTATAAAACATCATTAAATTGTCATATACTTAGGGGTTCTTAGTTGTTTCTTAGTCTTATAATTACATCAAAACTATGAGTTAATTGACATTCATTCTTCTATGAAAATCAATGAATTTACCCATGCTTTTGTCTTGGATGGCCGCACgtgattttgtgattttttttcttagtgtAATTAAAAATTGTTCAATTTCATTAACAATAGGAAACATGCAGAATTGCAGAAGCTAAATAGCTagctactatctccgtttcataatataagatgtttaacttttttggttgcaacgtttgatcattcgtcttatttaaaaatttagtacaaatctAGAGAAtgataagtcatgtttaaagttttgttgataataaaataagtcacaagtaaaataaataatattttcataattttttaaataagacaaatggtcaaacatttcaaAAAGAAAGTCAAGCATCTTATGTTACGTTGTTATATGCTACGTTATGATCGGAGGGAGTAGAGTAGATGGTTAGTATTGAGCAGGCATCTGCCGTACCGTACAGTCGAGTTACAGCGGGGCTCGCGCACGCACGCCGATAACCGCTAATTaatcggcggcggcagcaccaTTCCATTTGCAGGCAGAGCTAGGCTGCCGGCGGTGGGTTCGCGGCCGCTGCTTGCCAGAAATCGATCGTCATCCATCctagtagattaattagtactccggcggggccgccgccggacgGTGGCCGGTCTGGCACTAATTATCTGTCTATCCGATCGAGCTTGACGTACGTTTGGTTCACGCTTTCAATTaattgttgcatgcatgccttgATGGGATCCTACATGGATCGGTCATCCATGTGCGCGCCTGGCAGATATATATGTACCGCGATGCACGCGGTACTGTGCTGTGATGATATTAGACACCAAGAGATATAGGAGGATATTTTAGTTTGCCAGTCACACGTACGCGTCCGGGCAGCACTTCTAGTTCTAGCCCGCTAAACCGAACCTAGCTGCTGCAACATATGTACATGAATGGGTCGGGAATCCGAAAGTTTATTATTCCCAGGGCGATGAGAGGGACGTGCTAACGATCGAAACGCATGGGGGCAACAAGATATTGCACCGATAATGGTCACATGAAGGGTAGGCAGGCCCTCTCAATTCCATCCTTCAAATGCTGATCTCTTATTATCTAAAGCTGCTTTCCTCGCCAGGTTACGACAGCATTATTAGTTCCAGTTTAGATGTTGACGGGCCTGGTATGTAAAATAGATCCTTTTAAGATAACATGAGCCGTTTATTGATTTGGATCCAACGAATCTAATTTCCTTATATTATACCGCTAGCATGTATAGCAGAGATTACATAAggataaaattagaactaaaatatataactctaTGACAAAATTATGTGTAAtatagaattttaaaatagataaattggtaaatatatcttatcaaagtttaaaataaacttataaaaatatatatagtttactACACTACTCCCACTACAAGATACCATAACATTGCCCATGTAAAATAAGGTGTGTGTTTTCTACTACCTCATTTCAAAATAagtgattattttaaaatttggcccAAAATAAGTGACTACTTTAGAGCTTAGAAAggaaatatatcatattaaatacATACACAATTATTGTACATCCTTTCAATAaataactatagaaaaattaaataactttGTATATTTCATCTTCACGTAGAGAAAGAGTACTGTTTGTAAGATACATCCAAGCATGTACGGGGAATGTGGCTGGATACATCTATGACGCAAATGATGTACTCAATCCCATTATCGGAGAATATATCGGTGAATACTCCCACGCTGGAATGCCGCGCGCCTCGCTAGAAGCTACTGTACATATACGCACCAGTCGATCAGAAAACACCATGAAACAGATAGACACCGACGAAAGATTAgttgatttattaatagttacGTACTCAatattataaatgataaaattaactatcataatatacaataatatatagaaattttaaatagacACTACGGAAGCATGCGTATAAAAGTcaagaaaaaactaagaaaaatCTTAGCAGGTGAACATAGCCGAGGAAAGAACCGTGGAATGGAAAGTACTCAAGACGATTTCGACCATGATCAATTAAGGGTATGTTTGACATAACTCTAACTCCtaactctaatttatctaaCTGAAGTTGTGCCATACCATACAAATTGTATATTCGTATTCGTAGGTCTCAATTGACCATTCCAAATGTTATGGCTATTTATGATCATGATATAAAGATTTATCTACAAATCTATTGAACAACATGAAAAGTGACATAGCTATCTTTCCACATCATGTCCAACGTAATATATTCGCTATTTGTGACCATGATGCATGACACAACTCGGTTATGATGCATGACACAACTCGGTTATTTAACGCATTGGAAACTGACATAGCTCTTgtccattttcttttcaatgaaTACACTCTAACTTGAAATATTTCTAGTGTTAATGTATATATTCctaatattttaatcattaaaaaatattatcttgtcGATGCTAGCTATCAAATAATCCTAGGGTACCTAGTACCATCTAAAGGATAAAGATATCATGTTCTAGAATTTCAGATAGGTTTAGCACCAAGtgttgagaaagaaaaaaagttgattttcttACACTCAAGCGTGTTCACTATCATTGAAGAGGTGTGACTAGTATATGGAGAATGAACTGACCAGTTCTCCTAAAATTGCCTAGCTTTTTCCTACGAAAGCAAAAGATGGTCGTGGTGGCACAGTGGCATTGAATAATTTCATTTGTGATCATGATGCACATAAAAGACATTTTCATAGCTTTGACAGGGATTCAAATTATGTAGGGCCCATTGCAACAAACAAGCACCGATCTCTCGACTGCAATgtgtgaaaaaataaacatcaagATATCTGTAGATGTAAGACttacatgaaaataaaatatatgctgaTGATGCGTGCGTGAGAGTGGACATTTCAACTATCTATACATGCCACATTGAATATATAGTTGTTTAATTTCTAAGTACTGGAACATGTATATGTCTCGctcctaaattttttagcaCCACCTATAGTTGGCATcacttgccacggtacgtggAGTGATGCATAaccttttctttcctctttAGACATCACTCCAAACACACAGTGTGGAGGGCTTAAATGTACGTACTTTCTTTCTAGCTTGCCCATCACACAAATCAATACAAATTTAGAAAGAccgtaatatttttaaaattttaaatcataatatatttacttttGCAAATTAAAGGTTGGGAAATAGTAGATTCAAACGCACCATTTGGGGAGAGGTTTAAAAGCATAACTTTATTGCTCAGTTGGTGGAGACATGGTCGCACACGCACGTACGATTCCAAATGTTAGGGGACAAATTGCACCCATGCATTCTAAGGTCAATCTCAATACATGTGTCATGAAAGTGTCATACAtattaaatagggtgtcatATCAGTAAAATTGTTGACTTGATATGTTATTAAAATAAGAGAGTTTTATAAGATGAGAGTGGAGTTTCATAGCCATGAAACTAATCTGGCtcggttacctagtttacagTGTTGAtactatactattaaaaaaGTCTGGCCTAATGCATACTCGGGCGGGAAAGGCGACTTTAGGGGTTGGAAAAGCACCCACAGCAGCATCTCCCGTACAAGATTGTGAATCTATAGCCCGTATTCCGTTTTATTTCTACTTTTCTCTGTGTGTCCCTACTAATGAACTCTGTAGGGGGTGTCCATGACCCCATGATTGATGAAACCTACTAAAGCCAGTGGAGCGAGATTAATTTCCAACCTCTCGTTCGTACGTCTGCATTTCGCAGGCCCTGTTTACTGCTGGCAGGCGCGGCCTGAATTTCCGTCTGGCTTCTGTTTGCATTTCGTTTGAGCGCATCCTGGACTAGCTGTATGGCATGCTGTAGCTAGTCACAGGTCGATCAGGATGCCAATCATCAAGTTTCGTCAAGAAGTTCAGGCAGCACGCGCGTGAGAGGCGAAGTGAGCAATGTTCTCCTTCATTGATCAAAACAATTCGAGAAACAACAAATCAATAAATCCGTCTCGGCAGTATATACATCCGCACGTACGTACACTAGGCTAGCAGCAAAAGCAGCGATTTTGCTTGCATCAGCTGGCAAGAATCGAAGAATCCCACGAGCCAGAAGCCCAGAaccaccggccggccgggctgGCACGCAGCCGAAGCAGAGCCTCTCCCCGGCCGTGCCCGCCAACCAAATTGGCGCGTGCATTTCCGTGTGTTCTGCGGCTCCGGCAGGGCGCATGCAGTGCGCCGGAGGCGGCCACCGGCCGGTGGGTAGTTGATCGAGCAACCGTCTCGTCGAACCGGACGTCAGGCGGTCAGGGCAGCGAGGAGCGCCTCGAAGTCGGCCTCGTGGCAGGGCAGCGTGATGACGGCGTCGTGCTCGAagccgaactcctcctcggccttcCGGAGCAGCACCAGGAAGTCCGGGTGCTCCAGGCAGGCGATGGGCACCACGTACCGGCGCCGGCTCTCGCCGACGTACACCGGGAAGTGTCCCCTCGGCACGGcgccctgctgctgctgcctcctccCCAGGCTCGAGCACCTCCTCAGGATCTGCTTAAGGTTGGCCGCCGGCGCGATCTTCTTCGCCATCGTCACGGCCGGCGATCGAGTTGCTGCTGATGCAGAGCAATGCAGTGAATTAGCTAGGCAGGCTAGCTAGCgcaggaagaggaggaagatcTTGGAGAGGTTCGTGGTGGAGATTGCCGGTGTTGCAGCGGGTGGTGGTGTGGCTGGGTATTTATGGGGGGAGGtgagggaagaggaggaggtgcaAGTGCACATGGTAGGGcaaagaggagggaggcagggCCACGGGCGTGATGGGGTCGTGTGTTTTGGtggaagagggaaaaaaaagaggctgGCTCGGATGCCATCTCAAAACCCAGGGGTAGCTGTACGTTCTCGATCTTCCACACAAGCTGGGGCCTCATCATCTCTGTATCAATCTCTCTCTCCGTGCACTGAtccatccttttttttctctttaaagTTTAGGTTCAGGAAAAGTTTAAGGAGATTCACCAAATAGTTACCCGATTGATAGGCTCCAGATTTGCTTATTAATGCAGGCTAGCTATGCAATAGCTAGGCagggctagctagctctccTTGATTGATATCATGATTCAACTGAATGGATTGGGGGTGTACAAGTGCCTCCTCGTCCTGCGGCTATCTAGTGTGGCTAACGTGATGTGTGCGGTTCTGTTCGCTTTGACATTCTGATTGAAATCGATGTCGACCTGCCACAAACCGATAATAAT is part of the Oryza brachyantha chromosome 2, ObraRS2, whole genome shotgun sequence genome and encodes:
- the LOC102700303 gene encoding auxin-responsive protein SAUR50-like, which gives rise to MAKKIAPAANLKQILRRCSSLGRRQQQQGAVPRGHFPVYVGESRRRYVVPIACLEHPDFLVLLRKAEEEFGFEHDAVITLPCHEADFEALLAALTA